A region of Candidatus Cloacimonadota bacterium DNA encodes the following proteins:
- a CDS encoding DUF3332 domain-containing protein, whose amino-acid sequence MNRIVKLVSMALVAIILTVGVAGCFGNFAATRKVYEFNESFGNKWMNQIMFWVLSFVPVYNVAAFADVVLFNTIEFWTGSNPIAMGPNEEVIKYANQDGKNLRITIRQNEIRVEDVDNPAEELELSYKPLERSWYYHSDSGMVKIATLSDNQADFFAPSGKTYTLNQAK is encoded by the coding sequence ATGAACAGAATCGTTAAGCTCGTAAGCATGGCTCTTGTAGCCATCATTCTCACCGTTGGAGTGGCAGGTTGTTTTGGAAACTTTGCCGCAACCCGCAAAGTGTATGAATTCAATGAAAGTTTCGGTAACAAATGGATGAACCAAATCATGTTTTGGGTACTTTCTTTTGTCCCAGTGTATAATGTGGCAGCTTTTGCAGATGTCGTTTTATTTAACACAATCGAGTTTTGGACTGGCAGCAACCCAATCGCCATGGGACCCAATGAAGAGGTAATTAAATATGCCAATCAAGATGGTAAAAACCTCAGGATTACAATACGTCAAAACGAAATTAGAGTAGAAGATGTCGACAATCCCGCAGAAGAGCTTGAACTCAGCTACAAACCCCTAGAAAGAAGCTGGTACTATCATAGCGATAGTGGTATGGTTAAGATTGCCACTCTTTCCGATAATCAAGCCGATTTCTTTGCTCCTTCAGGTAAGACATACACCTTGAACCAAGCCAAATAA
- a CDS encoding NifU family protein codes for MIDREKLEAVLDKVRPAIQADGGDVELINIREDNVVEVRLKGACNGCPMATLTLKAGIERIVKEEIPEVMEVISV; via the coding sequence ATGATTGATAGAGAAAAACTCGAAGCAGTATTAGATAAAGTTCGCCCCGCAATTCAAGCTGATGGTGGTGATGTTGAACTTATCAATATAAGGGAAGATAACGTGGTAGAAGTCCGTCTCAAAGGCGCTTGCAATGGCTGTCCCATGGCCACTCTTACCCTAAAAGCAGGAATTGAACGTATTGTGAAAGAAGAAATTCCAGAAGTAATGGAAGTAATCTCGGTATAA
- a CDS encoding 1-acyl-sn-glycerol-3-phosphate acyltransferase: MKSLLWKIWFIFFMFLCLLGYFLLIVCKILLPKTAYRKVVNACVRFWGRTTVLSTGSQVETFDLDKLPGHKQICFVANHQGMFDIPLVLGFIGRPTGFIAKQELFKIPVLSWWMHEIPCVFIDRASARNAMASFTKSAAVIEQGHPLVIFPEGTRSRGDEMGRFHLGSFKLAVIAKATIVPVAIKGSWRVYEIDKKIHPTVLKLKVLDPILPQDHIYNDKHALAETLRSQIQSALNEM, encoded by the coding sequence ATGAAATCGTTGCTTTGGAAAATTTGGTTTATCTTCTTTATGTTCCTATGTTTATTAGGCTACTTTTTACTGATTGTTTGTAAGATACTGTTGCCTAAAACGGCGTATCGGAAAGTGGTAAATGCTTGTGTGAGATTTTGGGGGAGAACAACAGTACTTAGTACCGGCTCCCAAGTTGAGACTTTCGATTTGGACAAGCTACCAGGGCACAAACAGATTTGTTTTGTAGCCAATCATCAAGGGATGTTCGATATTCCCTTGGTGCTGGGCTTTATCGGACGTCCCACGGGATTTATAGCTAAACAAGAACTCTTCAAGATTCCCGTGTTGTCATGGTGGATGCACGAAATTCCCTGCGTTTTTATAGATCGAGCGTCGGCTCGAAATGCGATGGCATCGTTCACAAAAAGTGCAGCCGTTATTGAGCAAGGTCATCCTTTGGTTATTTTTCCAGAAGGAACGCGAAGCAGAGGTGACGAGATGGGACGCTTTCATTTGGGTAGCTTTAAGCTGGCGGTAATAGCAAAAGCCACAATTGTCCCCGTGGCAATTAAGGGAAGTTGGCGTGTTTACGAGATAGATAAAAAAATCCATCCAACTGTACTAAAGCTCAAAGTACTGGATCCAATTTTGCCTCAAGATCACATCTACAACGATAAACATGCTCTTGCCGAAACATTGCGCTCGCAAATACAATCTGCCCTCAATGAGATGTAG
- a CDS encoding polysaccharide deacetylase family protein gives MERYPNINILLNLPEQYIPKAEFVLRTYCYILRLNPKFIYGTHFEATHLYYGPRTQRDYPVQIHFDPETADFFEKRELYPLDRVNFCRFKNIHLPFLFSMGGAIFSFSQDICILRKDIVASGFYFLTCWHEYIFSNLGLPKGRVDFKESLQYRWDFTETPVVDIYCNALLYAIQQVLPEFIRDINWQEDRKFVLSLSHDIDYWRYWEPDTVSDTFKYNLQTMYKRPVNAAYKLLGHYLHKRFAYNHFKKLQSILHKETDMNVRSTWFLLASDQFEDKRQNYITDMAIREEIIDLLGQEDVGLHGSPESAFDLDVLKTEMERLEALGFIVSGFRTHYLHFDYQKSFATLEAAGIKYDSTLGYWENIGFRAGISFPFYPFNLAENRPFRVLEIPLIVMDTTLYSHKAMSLSRREAWLTLKRLISVAGQYQSHLSLLWHNTSFDPVDYPGWGALYYKTIRSALRSGGWVTSLKDIYEEWVTLSY, from the coding sequence CACATCTATATTATGGACCTCGCACTCAAAGAGACTATCCGGTCCAGATCCATTTCGATCCAGAAACTGCAGATTTCTTCGAAAAACGAGAGCTGTATCCGCTTGATCGAGTGAATTTCTGCAGATTCAAGAATATCCATTTGCCATTTTTGTTTTCTATGGGCGGTGCGATATTTTCCTTTTCGCAAGATATATGTATTTTGCGTAAGGACATTGTGGCCAGCGGGTTCTACTTTCTTACCTGTTGGCATGAGTATATTTTTAGCAATCTTGGCTTACCCAAGGGGAGAGTAGATTTTAAGGAAAGTCTGCAATACCGATGGGATTTTACCGAAACGCCGGTGGTAGATATCTATTGTAATGCTTTACTCTATGCTATTCAACAGGTATTACCAGAATTCATTAGAGATATCAACTGGCAAGAAGACCGCAAATTTGTGTTAAGCCTTTCTCACGATATCGATTATTGGCGGTATTGGGAGCCCGATACAGTTTCTGATACTTTTAAGTATAATCTGCAAACCATGTATAAACGTCCTGTTAATGCAGCCTATAAACTTCTGGGACACTATCTGCATAAAAGATTTGCCTATAACCATTTCAAAAAGCTGCAAAGCATCTTGCATAAAGAAACCGATATGAATGTTCGATCTACTTGGTTTCTATTAGCAAGCGACCAATTCGAAGATAAGCGCCAGAATTATATTACAGATATGGCTATCCGCGAAGAGATAATAGATTTATTGGGGCAGGAAGATGTTGGGTTGCATGGTTCGCCGGAATCTGCCTTTGATCTTGATGTGCTTAAAACTGAAATGGAACGCCTAGAGGCATTGGGTTTCATTGTATCCGGATTTAGAACTCACTATCTGCATTTTGATTATCAGAAGAGTTTTGCAACTTTGGAAGCAGCAGGTATTAAGTACGATAGTACTTTGGGATATTGGGAAAACATTGGATTTAGAGCGGGTATCTCTTTTCCATTCTATCCATTTAACTTAGCTGAAAATAGACCGTTTCGTGTATTGGAAATCCCCCTTATCGTAATGGACACAACCTTGTACTCACACAAAGCCATGAGCTTAAGCCGCCGAGAAGCTTGGCTTACACTTAAACGCCTGATATCGGTGGCAGGCCAGTATCAATCGCATTTGTCACTGCTTTGGCATAACACTTCATTTGATCCTGTGGATTATCCCGGATGGGGCGCTTTGTATTATAAAACTATTCGCAGTGCTTTACGCAGCGGCGGTTGGGTAACATCGCTTAAAGATATATATGAAGAATGGGTAACCTTAAGTTACTAA